Proteins found in one Quercus robur chromosome 2, dhQueRobu3.1, whole genome shotgun sequence genomic segment:
- the LOC126697172 gene encoding aldehyde oxidase GLOX1-like has product MWSSFALHHRQPRRSAPSPLSGTCRHPCQACAVTLASVFILINCYAHSVEFNLANRSVRALTVLSDTWCSSGALDPDGMLVQSGGYNDGQRVVRYLKPCPNSDWVEDPKGLIQPRWYASNQILPNGKIIVVGGRFQYSYEFIPKTSKSDHKLYQLPFLQETNYYKSVQNNLYPFTHLSPDGNLFIFANDRAILLDYVNNIVVRNYPVMPGGFSRNYPSTGSSVLLPLKLLPNNATNTPDAEVLICGGTLPYSNFHANNGEFLDAAKTCGRLVITKGNAEWKMEDMPMNRVMGDMLLLPTGDVLIINGAAKGTAGWSVAREPVLNPLLYHPDMPSSNGTSNGNIVFSTNQEHRGRFLILSPTTIPRLYHSTAHLLSDGRVLVGGSNPNRNYNFTTLYPTELSLEVFYPPYLCSDKSRPSIAWVKPSVELGYKQKFSLGFHLKGKGEIEKLYLTMVAPSFSTHSFSMNQRLLVLALEQVSETSAGNFVVEGYAPATAALAPPGYYQLFVVHDGVPSRGTWVNIK; this is encoded by the exons ATGTGGAGTTCTTTTGCCTTACATCACCGTCAGCCTAGAAG GTCTGCACCGTCGCCTTTGTCAGGTACGTGCCGTCACCCTTGTCAGGCATGTGCCGTCACCCTTGCCAGTGTTTTTATCCTCATCAATTGCTATGCTCATTCTGTGGAATTCAATTTAGCAAATCGTAGCGTTCGGGCACTCACGGTTCTGTCTGATACATGGTGCTCTTCAGGTGCATTGGACCCAGATGGTATGTTAGTGCAAAGTGGTGGCTACAATGATGGGCAACGAGTTGTTAGGTACCTCAAGCCGTGTCCAAATTCTGATTGGGTTGAGGACCCAAAAGGCCTAATTCAACCAAGATGGTATgcttcaaatcaaattttacCAAATGGGAAAATCATTGTTGTCGGTGGGAGATTTCAATACTCCTACGAATTCATCCCTAAAACCTCCAAATCCGATCATAAACTTTACCAACTTCCATTCCTTCAAGAAACTAATTATTATAAGAGTGTACAAAACAATCTCTACCCTTTTACACACCTCTCCCCCGATGGAAATCTTTTCATTTTCGCAAACGACCGTGCAATTTTACTAGACTATGTGAACAACATTGTTGTTAGAAACTACCCGGTTATGCCCGGAGGCTTTTCTCGAAACTATCCTAGTACCGGTTCTTCAGTTCTACTCCCTCTAAAGCTCTTACCAAACAATGCTACCAACACCCCAGACGCTGAGGTTTTGATTTGTGGTGGGACATTGCCATATTCCAATTTCCACGCCAACAATGGAGAATTTCTAGATGCAGCTAAAACTTGTGGTCGGTTGGTTATCACAAAAGGAAATGCTGAATGGAAAATGGAAGATATGCCAATGAATAGAGTGATGGGTGACATGCTATTGTTGCCCACAGGAGACGTGTTGATCATAAATGGTGCCGCAAAAGGAACAGCTGGTTGGAGCGTAGCTAGAGAACCGGTTCTAAACCCGCTTCTTTACCATCCTGATATGCCTAGCAGCAATGGAACCAGCAATGGCAATATTGTTTTTAGTACCAACCAAGag CATCGAGGCAGGTTTTTGATTTTGAGTCCTACCACAATTCCTCGTCTCTATCATTCAACCGCGCATTTGCTCTCTGATGGTCGTGTTTTAGTGGGGGGGAGTAATCCAAATAGAAACTACAACTTCACCACACTCTACCCTACTGAGTTAAGCCTTGAAGTTTTTTATCCACCATATTTGTGCTCCGATAAGTCTAGGCCATCCATTGCTTGGGTTAAGCCTAGTGTGGAGCTTGGTTATAAGCAGAagttttctttagggtttcacTTGAAGGGAAAAGGGGAGATTGAGAAGCTGTACTTGACAATGGTAGCTCCATCGTTTAGTACACATTCCTTTTCCATGAACCAAAGGCTTTTGGTTTTGGCTCTTGAACAAGTGAGCGAAACATCAGCTGGGAACTTTGTTGTTGAAGGTTATGCTCCGGCCACCGCTGCATTGGCCCCGCCTGGTTATTATCAATTGTTTGTGGTCCATGATGGTGTTCCTAGCAGAGGGACCTGGGTCAATATCAAGTAG